A genomic segment from Paucidesulfovibrio longus DSM 6739 encodes:
- the lptB gene encoding LPS export ABC transporter ATP-binding protein: MPSLSASGLCKRYGKREVVHGVDVFLKRREVVGLLGPNGAGKTTTFYMLAGIVKPNAGVVRFGEKEITHLPLHERARMGLSYLPQESSVFRKLTVLENLMIILEQTSYNREKRRQRARELMRMFNITKLAHQKAMYLSGGERRRLEIARALIMNPKYILLDEPFAGIDPIAVIDIQEIISILKKLGLGILISDHNVRETLNICDRAYLVYEGTIILEGSPQEIVKDSKARQVYLGENFCL, from the coding sequence ATGCCGAGCCTTTCCGCATCCGGCCTCTGCAAGCGTTACGGCAAGCGCGAAGTGGTCCACGGCGTGGACGTTTTCCTGAAACGCCGCGAAGTGGTCGGCCTGCTCGGCCCCAACGGCGCGGGAAAGACCACGACGTTTTACATGCTTGCGGGCATCGTCAAGCCCAATGCGGGCGTGGTTCGATTCGGGGAAAAGGAAATCACGCATCTGCCCCTGCACGAACGGGCACGCATGGGACTTTCCTATCTTCCGCAGGAAAGTTCCGTATTCCGAAAGCTGACCGTGCTCGAAAATCTGATGATCATCCTGGAGCAGACGTCCTACAATCGGGAAAAACGACGCCAGCGCGCCCGCGAGTTGATGCGCATGTTCAACATCACCAAGCTCGCGCACCAAAAGGCCATGTATCTTTCGGGCGGCGAACGGAGACGGCTCGAAATCGCCCGCGCGTTGATCATGAATCCCAAATATATCCTTCTTGACGAGCCGTTCGCGGGCATCGATCCCATCGCCGTGATCGACATTCAGGAAATCATATCCATTTTGAAAAAACTGGGTCTCGGAATCCTCATCTCCGACCACAATGTCCGCGAAACCTTGAATATTTGCGATCGGGCCTATCTCGTCTACGAGGGCACGATCATCCTTGAAGGCAGTCCCCAGGAAATTGTCAAGGATTCCAAGGCGAGACAGGTCTACCTCGGCGAAAATTTCTGCCTCTGA
- the lptA gene encoding lipopolysaccharide transport periplasmic protein LptA yields MQSRRKAIAAALILAAICWAAPALTLPAQAADAWGEIREATRNLNIRAKRDYKSEHVRTLKKGDRVKVDFLKDGWYAVFPLDASERKLSQAIGFSKSKYLKFVSKPSAPEPVVEPAAEPVAATNPDTADVPEPAPVQAPAVEPEQTLGADQARPDETSVSAKTDALPVRPDPGQGQKVVAEVEQRPEDLPQRPASSGKPPVRITADKLTYDDKHRTVSFTGNVEAVHEELNLWANELTAYFDKTGKPGEEIDRIVASGGVRMQRGSTEGTSDSVTYMVKENLLLMEGNPVIRDGKNKVTGKVIKFYVKENRSEVVGGGGKRVEAILFAPETLEAP; encoded by the coding sequence ATGCAGAGCAGACGAAAAGCCATTGCCGCCGCCTTGATCCTGGCAGCCATCTGCTGGGCCGCTCCGGCCTTGACTCTTCCCGCACAGGCGGCGGATGCCTGGGGGGAAATCCGCGAGGCGACGCGCAACCTCAATATACGCGCGAAACGGGATTATAAGTCCGAACACGTGCGGACGCTGAAAAAAGGCGACCGGGTCAAGGTCGATTTCCTCAAGGACGGCTGGTATGCGGTTTTTCCCCTGGACGCATCCGAACGAAAACTGTCCCAGGCTATCGGCTTCAGCAAATCCAAATACCTGAAATTCGTTTCCAAGCCTTCCGCGCCGGAACCTGTCGTTGAACCCGCTGCAGAGCCTGTGGCCGCAACCAATCCGGACACGGCGGATGTGCCGGAGCCCGCACCCGTTCAAGCCCCTGCCGTAGAGCCGGAACAGACTCTCGGCGCGGACCAGGCTCGGCCGGACGAAACCTCCGTGTCTGCCAAAACGGATGCCCTGCCAGTGCGGCCCGATCCGGGACAGGGACAGAAAGTCGTGGCCGAAGTGGAGCAGCGCCCCGAAGACCTGCCGCAGCGTCCGGCCTCTTCAGGTAAGCCCCCCGTACGCATCACCGCGGACAAGCTGACCTACGACGACAAGCACCGTACCGTGTCCTTCACCGGCAATGTCGAGGCCGTGCATGAGGAGCTCAATCTCTGGGCCAACGAACTGACGGCGTATTTCGACAAGACGGGCAAACCCGGAGAAGAGATCGACCGCATCGTCGCTTCCGGCGGAGTGCGCATGCAGCGGGGCAGCACCGAGGGAACGAGCGATTCCGTGACCTACATGGTCAAGGAGAACCTTCTGCTCATGGAAGGCAATCCCGTCATCCGGGACGGCAAGAACAAGGTCACCGGAAAGGTCATCAAGTTCTACGTCAAGGAAAACCGCAGCGAGGTGGTGGGCGGCGGCGGCAAACGCGTGGAGGCGATTCTCTTCGCCCCGGAAACGCTGGAGGCTCCCTAG
- the lptC gene encoding LPS export ABC transporter periplasmic protein LptC, producing the protein MRFRVLLAWIMVFGFGVLIGVALFHKDEEPVQQIKEARLEEEITPERIEKTDMDVFSADIFADDIELVQGVDGRIDWRVKAKGAEYSQTKNSVTIIAPQLSAYLGEDRNELFIRADMGEVDQRADNFRLWENVTGRYGLFAVKADEFDYIGAMEKVYLKGRVVIRRGDISISATAIEIDTKTRLLVAAGGVEALFTPESLEDVKLPGKEQ; encoded by the coding sequence ATGAGATTTCGAGTCCTTCTGGCCTGGATAATGGTTTTCGGTTTCGGCGTGCTCATCGGCGTGGCCTTGTTCCACAAGGACGAAGAGCCGGTTCAGCAAATCAAGGAAGCCAGGCTGGAAGAGGAAATCACTCCGGAACGCATTGAAAAGACCGACATGGACGTTTTCAGCGCGGACATCTTCGCTGACGACATCGAACTCGTCCAGGGCGTCGACGGGCGGATCGACTGGCGGGTCAAGGCCAAGGGCGCTGAATACAGTCAGACGAAAAACTCCGTGACCATCATCGCCCCGCAGCTTTCCGCATATCTCGGTGAGGATCGCAACGAGCTGTTCATCCGCGCGGACATGGGCGAAGTGGACCAGCGGGCCGACAACTTCCGCCTCTGGGAAAACGTCACGGGTCGATATGGCCTCTTTGCGGTCAAGGCCGATGAATTCGACTACATCGGCGCCATGGAAAAGGTCTATCTGAAGGGCAGGGTGGTCATCCGCCGGGGAGATATCTCCATCAGCGCCACAGCCATCGAGATCGACACCAAGACGCGCCTTCTTGTGGCGGCGGGAGGCGTCGAAGCCTTGTTCACTCCCGAATCTCTGGAAGACGTGAAGCTGCCCGGAAAGGAACAGTAG
- a CDS encoding KdsC family phosphatase, translating into MSDLRNRAAAVKLLVLDVDGVLTDGGLYYDSEGRVSKRFNVQDGLGVKVAQQAGLQIAVITGLNHGAVESRVRELGIVEYHAGHLDKVPLMRGILDRMELDWNEAAYLGDDWVDAAIMRRVGLPMAVPNARPKVLGLAAWVASVPGGHGAVREAIEFLLDCRGQLDEQWRRWAGA; encoded by the coding sequence ATGTCTGATTTGCGTAATCGCGCCGCCGCCGTGAAGCTGCTGGTCCTGGATGTGGACGGGGTTCTCACGGACGGAGGCTTATATTATGATTCCGAAGGGCGGGTCTCCAAACGCTTCAATGTGCAGGACGGCCTGGGCGTCAAGGTCGCGCAGCAGGCAGGGTTGCAAATCGCAGTCATCACGGGCCTGAATCACGGCGCAGTCGAATCTCGCGTTCGCGAACTGGGCATCGTCGAATACCATGCCGGACACCTGGACAAGGTTCCGCTCATGCGCGGCATTCTCGACCGCATGGAACTAGACTGGAACGAAGCCGCCTATCTCGGCGACGATTGGGTGGACGCCGCGATCATGCGCCGCGTTGGTCTGCCCATGGCGGTTCCCAACGCCCGGCCCAAAGTGCTGGGCTTGGCAGCATGGGTTGCTTCGGTTCCCGGCGGGCACGGCGCCGTGCGGGAGGCGATTGAATTTCTGCTTGATTGTCGCGGCCAGCTCGACGAGCAGTGGCGGAGGTGGGCCGGAGCATGA
- the kdsA gene encoding 3-deoxy-8-phosphooctulonate synthase: MPDALYERCRERFFVLAGPCALESRELALDTARALADMAAELDLPLIFKSSFDKANRTSITSFRGPGLSRGLSWLAEIKDATGLPVVTDIHLPEQAAPVGEVADVIQIPAFLCRQTDLLAAAAATGRVVNVKKGQFLAPWDMRNVLNKLRESGNGRVWLTERGSCFGYNNLVVDMRSIPEMSGLGVPVIMDATHSVQLPGGQGGSSGGQREFVPVLARAAVAAGANGVFMEVHPEPDKALCDGPNSWPLDKARDLLRQLKAIWSLTHV, encoded by the coding sequence TTCGTTCTGGCCGGCCCATGCGCGCTGGAAAGCCGCGAACTGGCCCTGGACACCGCCCGCGCGCTGGCGGACATGGCGGCCGAGCTTGACCTGCCGCTGATCTTCAAGAGTTCGTTCGACAAGGCCAACCGGACCTCGATCACGAGTTTTCGAGGTCCGGGCCTGTCGCGCGGACTGTCCTGGCTCGCCGAGATCAAGGACGCCACGGGCCTGCCCGTGGTCACGGACATCCACCTCCCGGAACAGGCCGCGCCCGTGGGCGAGGTGGCCGACGTGATCCAGATTCCGGCGTTTCTTTGCCGCCAGACCGACCTCCTTGCCGCCGCAGCGGCCACGGGCCGGGTCGTAAACGTCAAGAAAGGCCAGTTTCTGGCCCCCTGGGACATGCGCAACGTCCTGAACAAGCTGCGCGAATCCGGAAACGGGCGGGTCTGGCTCACGGAGCGCGGATCGTGCTTCGGCTACAACAACCTCGTGGTGGACATGCGCTCCATCCCGGAAATGAGCGGCCTCGGCGTTCCCGTGATCATGGACGCGACGCACTCCGTTCAGCTTCCGGGCGGGCAGGGCGGCAGTTCCGGAGGGCAGCGCGAATTCGTGCCTGTCCTGGCCCGCGCGGCGGTCGCCGCCGGCGCGAACGGCGTCTTCATGGAAGTGCACCCCGAACCGGACAAGGCTCTTTGCGACGGCCCGAACAGTTGGCCGCTCGACAAGGCCCGTGATCTCCTCCGCCAGCTCAAAGCCATCTGGAGTCTGACGCATGTCTGA